One Thermoplasmatales archaeon DNA window includes the following coding sequences:
- a CDS encoding rhodanese-like domain-containing protein, protein MKKLAILVAFLILANFHINETKSEKIDASGKVEIFNITVSQAWDMLNSDEDGIQHPVDVRYFNEYFSERIATPHIYDKPLLFTLQWMESPYLLNIFKTIFKGKEIILYCRSGNRSYIAGKMLEEVGFEGKIYNMLGGIVEWKNQGLPTVKGFGFKLGI, encoded by the coding sequence ATGAAGAAGTTAGCTATATTAGTTGCATTTCTTATATTGGCAAACTTTCATATAAATGAAACAAAAAGCGAAAAAATAGATGCCAGCGGAAAAGTTGAAATTTTTAACATCACTGTCAGCCAAGCATGGGATATGCTCAATAGCGATGAAGATGGAATACAGCATCCCGTAGATGTAAGATATTTCAATGAATACTTCAGTGAGAGGATAGCAACTCCCCATATCTACGATAAACCTTTACTATTTACACTGCAGTGGATGGAAAGCCCCTATCTGCTGAATATTTTCAAAACCATTTTTAAAGGAAAGGAAATAATATTATACTGCAGAAGTGGAAATAGAAGCTATATAGCGGGAAAAATGCTTGAAGAAGTGGGTTTTGAAGGGAAAATATACAATATGCTCGGCGGAATTGTTGAATGGAAAAATCAGGGTTTGCCAACGGTAAAGGGTTTTGGTTTCAAACTTGGAATATAA